Proteins encoded together in one Nocardioides marinisabuli window:
- a CDS encoding SRPBCC family protein, whose protein sequence is MSSTPVHSSLTVQAPPAAVFAILADPRQHPRIDGSGTVQGTVSGPERLTLGSEFGMSMKQGAPYKIKNTVVEYDEDRLIAWRHKGLHRWRYELEPAGEGATRVTETWDITRYPAPVRAVFRALFAKRTQAAIEATLPKLAAAAEADAGVR, encoded by the coding sequence ATGTCCTCCACACCGGTGCACAGCTCCCTGACCGTGCAGGCCCCTCCTGCCGCCGTCTTCGCGATCCTGGCCGACCCGCGCCAGCACCCGCGGATCGACGGCTCCGGCACCGTGCAGGGCACCGTCTCGGGGCCCGAGCGGCTCACGCTCGGCTCGGAGTTCGGCATGTCGATGAAGCAGGGTGCGCCCTACAAGATCAAGAACACCGTCGTCGAGTACGACGAGGACCGGCTGATCGCCTGGCGCCACAAGGGTCTGCACCGGTGGCGCTACGAGCTCGAGCCGGCCGGCGAGGGCGCCACCCGGGTCACCGAGACCTGGGACATCACCCGCTACCCGGCGCCGGTGCGTGCGGTCTTCCGCGCCCTGTTCGCCAAGCGCACCCAGGCCGCGATCGAGGCGACGCTGCCCAAGCTGGCCGCCGCGGCCGAGGCCGATGCGGGGGTGCGCTGA
- a CDS encoding DUF2945 domain-containing protein yields the protein MSIRQGTEVRWSWGNGSATGKVTEVHHDDVSRTTKGEEITRHGSNDDPAYVIEQEDGTVVLKLRSEVERAD from the coding sequence ATGTCGATCCGCCAGGGCACCGAGGTCCGCTGGTCGTGGGGCAACGGCTCGGCGACCGGCAAGGTCACCGAGGTCCACCACGACGACGTCTCGCGCACCACCAAGGGCGAGGAGATCACCCGCCACGGCAGCAACGACGACCCGGCGTACGTCATCGAGCAGGAGGACGGCACCGTCGTGCTCAAGCTGCGCAGCGAGGTCGAGCGGGCCGACTAG
- a CDS encoding glutathione S-transferase family protein, which produces MTEDLKPTYVEAGGFDRDMNYVPDRITRGARRPEHGPDEGELWPVEPGRYRLVAAKACPWANRSIIVRGLLGLEDVISLGTPGPTHDKRSWTFDLDPGGKDPVLGIERLQEAYFARFPDYPRGITVPAMVEVESGKLVTNDFPWITHDLFFEWREHHRPDAPDLWPADRREEMEEVMQRVFTEVNNGVYRCGFAGDQESYEAAYDRLFEALDWLEERLATRRYLMGETVTEADVRLFTTLVRFDAVYHGHFKCNRNKLTEMPNLWGYARDLYSIPEFGDTIDFDQIKAHYYVVHSDINPTGVVPKGPDESLWNTPHDRDRL; this is translated from the coding sequence ATGACTGAGGACCTGAAGCCGACGTACGTCGAGGCCGGCGGCTTCGACCGGGACATGAACTACGTGCCCGACCGGATCACCCGAGGCGCCCGGCGTCCCGAGCACGGTCCCGACGAGGGCGAGTTGTGGCCGGTCGAACCGGGCCGCTACCGCCTGGTGGCGGCGAAGGCGTGCCCGTGGGCCAACCGCTCGATCATCGTGCGGGGTCTCCTCGGGCTCGAGGACGTGATCTCGCTGGGCACGCCCGGCCCGACCCACGACAAGCGGTCGTGGACCTTCGACCTCGACCCCGGGGGCAAGGACCCGGTGCTGGGCATCGAGCGGCTGCAGGAGGCGTACTTCGCGCGCTTCCCCGACTACCCGCGTGGGATCACGGTCCCGGCGATGGTCGAGGTCGAGTCCGGCAAGCTGGTCACCAACGACTTCCCGTGGATCACCCACGACCTGTTCTTCGAGTGGCGCGAGCACCACCGCCCCGACGCCCCCGACCTCTGGCCGGCCGATCGCCGCGAGGAGATGGAGGAGGTCATGCAGCGGGTCTTCACCGAGGTCAACAACGGCGTCTACCGCTGCGGCTTCGCCGGTGACCAGGAGTCCTACGAGGCGGCCTACGACCGGCTGTTCGAGGCTCTCGACTGGCTCGAGGAGCGGCTCGCGACCCGCCGCTACCTGATGGGGGAGACGGTCACCGAGGCCGACGTGCGGCTCTTCACCACCCTGGTGCGCTTCGACGCGGTCTACCACGGGCACTTCAAGTGCAACCGCAACAAGCTGACCGAGATGCCGAACCTGTGGGGCTACGCCCGCGACCTCTACTCGATCCCGGAGTTCGGCGACACGATCGACTTCGACCAGATCAAGGCGCACTACTACGTCGTGCACAGCGACATCAACCCCACCGGCGTGGTGCCCAAGGGGCCCGACGAGTCGCTCTGGAACACCCCGCACGACCGCGACCGCCTCTGA
- the hisC gene encoding histidinol-phosphate transaminase, producing the protein MSTPSTPRPRSHIGDIPAYVPGKPPTPRPGLATYKLSSNENPYPPLPGVVEAATRAVESMNRYPDMGSRALYEALAQRLGVPVEDLAAATGSVALIYQLLQAFCEPGDEVVYAWRSFEAYPIAVTAAGARSVQVPLRADGHHDLDAMADSITERTRVVMVCTPNNPTGPAVTQAELDAFLARVPAHVVAVVDEAYLEFVRMDDAVDGLATYRAHPNVVLFRTFSKAYGLAGFRVGYAVAHAEVAGALRAVSLPFGVSSVAQAAALASLEASEALMERVDALVTERDRVESGLRAAGWDVPDAQGNFVWFALGERTAAFAAACDEAGIVVRPFAGEGCRVSIGEVEANDRLLEVARAFDRG; encoded by the coding sequence ATGAGCACCCCCTCGACGCCCCGGCCGCGCTCGCACATCGGCGACATCCCGGCCTACGTCCCCGGCAAGCCGCCCACCCCGCGGCCCGGCCTGGCGACGTACAAGCTCTCCAGCAACGAGAACCCCTACCCGCCGCTGCCCGGCGTGGTGGAGGCCGCCACCCGGGCGGTGGAGTCGATGAACCGCTACCCCGACATGGGCAGCCGGGCGCTCTACGAGGCCCTGGCGCAGCGGCTCGGGGTGCCCGTCGAGGACCTGGCGGCGGCGACCGGCTCGGTGGCGCTGATCTACCAGCTGCTGCAGGCCTTCTGCGAGCCGGGCGACGAGGTCGTCTACGCCTGGCGCTCCTTCGAGGCCTACCCGATCGCGGTCACGGCCGCGGGCGCCCGGTCGGTGCAGGTGCCGCTGCGCGCCGACGGCCACCACGACCTCGACGCGATGGCCGACTCGATCACCGAGCGCACCCGCGTGGTGATGGTCTGCACCCCCAACAACCCCACCGGGCCGGCGGTCACCCAGGCCGAGCTCGACGCGTTCCTGGCCCGGGTGCCCGCGCACGTGGTGGCCGTCGTCGACGAGGCCTACCTGGAGTTCGTGCGGATGGACGACGCCGTCGACGGCCTCGCCACCTACCGCGCGCACCCCAACGTGGTGCTCTTCCGCACCTTCTCCAAGGCCTACGGGCTCGCCGGCTTCCGCGTCGGGTACGCCGTCGCGCACGCCGAGGTCGCCGGCGCGCTGCGCGCGGTCTCGCTGCCCTTCGGCGTCTCCTCGGTCGCCCAGGCCGCCGCGCTGGCCTCGCTGGAGGCGAGCGAGGCGCTGATGGAGCGGGTGGACGCGCTGGTCACGGAGCGCGACCGGGTCGAGTCGGGCCTGCGGGCCGCGGGGTGGGACGTGCCCGACGCGCAGGGCAACTTCGTCTGGTTCGCCCTCGGGGAGCGCACCGCCGCGTTCGCGGCCGCCTGCGACGAGGCCGGCATCGTGGTGCGGCCCTTCGCCGGCGAGGGCTGCCGGGTCTCCATCGGTGAGGTCGAGGCCAACGACCGCCTCCTCGAGGTCGCGCGGGCGTTCGACCGCGGGTGA
- a CDS encoding VanZ family protein, with translation MVPVGGVEVMLAGTAASGLLLAGLALLLQRRTGVVWAWAFAGLLWSLVVIGLLTLLPAQADPGVVYADERLGVCSFDLGGPAPDGFWILSGGQRLLNVLVFVPSGALLVVVAARWRSGWVTVPLGLAALAAYSVGIEWTQLELARIDRACDVTDVVDNVTGAALGVAVGLVLVVVLRPWRARHPRGGR, from the coding sequence GTGGTGCCGGTCGGTGGGGTGGAGGTCATGCTGGCGGGCACCGCTGCCTCGGGCCTGCTGCTCGCCGGTCTCGCGCTGCTGCTGCAGCGGCGCACCGGTGTCGTGTGGGCCTGGGCCTTCGCCGGCCTGCTCTGGTCGCTGGTGGTGATCGGGCTGCTCACGCTGCTCCCGGCCCAGGCCGACCCCGGTGTCGTGTACGCCGACGAGCGGCTCGGGGTGTGCTCCTTCGACCTCGGTGGCCCGGCCCCCGACGGGTTCTGGATCCTCTCCGGTGGCCAGCGGCTGCTCAACGTGCTCGTCTTCGTGCCGTCGGGCGCCCTGCTGGTCGTGGTGGCTGCGCGCTGGCGCTCGGGGTGGGTCACGGTGCCGCTGGGGCTGGCCGCGCTCGCGGCGTACTCGGTGGGCATCGAGTGGACCCAGCTCGAGCTGGCCCGCATCGACCGGGCCTGCGACGTCACGGACGTCGTCGACAACGTGACCGGGGCGGCGCTGGGGGTGGCCGTCGGGCTGGTGCTGGTGGTGGTGCTGCGCCCGTGGCGGGCCCGCCACCCGCGGGGTGGGCGCTGA
- a CDS encoding phage holin family protein yields MRFVTWLLTNAIALAAAAWLLDGIRFTPRDAELADKALALLVVAAILGTVTAVLKPVLKLLALPLIILTLGLFLLVINAAMLLLTDEIAALLDIGFKVTGFWPAVGGAIVITVVTWAVDNVIGSER; encoded by the coding sequence GTGCGCTTCGTGACCTGGCTCCTGACCAACGCCATCGCCCTCGCGGCGGCCGCCTGGCTGCTCGACGGCATCCGCTTCACCCCCCGCGACGCCGAGCTGGCCGACAAGGCCCTGGCGCTGCTGGTGGTCGCGGCGATCCTCGGCACCGTCACCGCGGTGCTCAAGCCGGTCCTCAAGCTGCTCGCGCTGCCGCTGATCATCCTGACCCTGGGGCTGTTCCTGCTGGTCATCAATGCCGCGATGCTGCTGCTCACCGACGAGATCGCCGCGCTGCTCGACATCGGCTTCAAGGTCACCGGCTTCTGGCCCGCCGTGGGCGGGGCGATCGTGATCACCGTCGTGACCTGGGCCGTCGACAACGTGATCGGCTCCGAGCGGTGA
- a CDS encoding low molecular weight protein-tyrosine-phosphatase gives MSPAPAALPPPRQPGRYAVALVCLGNICRSPMADVVLTRRVDEAGLTPVVSVASAGTAGWHTGKPMDSRAAATLLAAGHDPSAHRARQVDPGWLEQHDLVLAMDEQNLADLGGPAERRRLYRELDPVGTGGEVPDPYYGGDQGFEEVLAMVERTSAAIVSALQQEPALQHHPDTQRSTGPA, from the coding sequence GTGAGCCCCGCGCCGGCCGCGCTGCCCCCGCCGCGCCAGCCCGGGCGCTACGCCGTCGCCCTGGTCTGCCTGGGCAACATCTGCCGCTCGCCGATGGCCGACGTGGTGCTGACCCGCCGCGTCGACGAGGCCGGGCTCACCCCGGTGGTCTCGGTCGCCAGCGCCGGCACCGCCGGGTGGCACACCGGCAAGCCGATGGACAGCAGGGCCGCCGCCACGCTGCTGGCCGCCGGCCACGACCCCAGCGCCCACCGGGCGCGCCAGGTCGACCCGGGCTGGCTGGAGCAGCACGACCTGGTGCTGGCGATGGACGAGCAGAACCTCGCCGACCTCGGCGGCCCCGCCGAGCGCCGTCGGCTCTACCGCGAACTCGACCCCGTCGGCACCGGTGGCGAGGTGCCCGACCCCTACTACGGTGGGGACCAGGGATTCGAGGAGGTGCTGGCGATGGTCGAGCGCACGAGCGCCGCGATCGTCTCCGCTCTGCAGCAGGAGCCGGCCCTGCAGCACCACCCGGACACGCAGCGGTCGACGGGGCCCGCGTGA